Proteins encoded within one genomic window of Thiothrix litoralis:
- a CDS encoding type I restriction endonuclease subunit R, whose amino-acid sequence MSNVSDRERITQNRVVRLFQDKLGYEYLGNWEKRANNRNIEPDYLSAWLRKQNVSDALIDKTLQELARDNALGDGDNLYTPNQTLYGLLRYGVKIKPDHSEHTRTIHLIDWENPTHNDFAIAEEVTISGKYDKRPDIVLYVNGIALGVLELKRATVGVAEGIAQNLDNQSSTFIRPFFTTMQLVMAGNDSEGLRYGTIETKSKYYLEWREENPAYNPKTDSKDQQYLPQYNCGTVESPLDCALLRIASKHRVLELIHDFVVFDAGVKKLCRHNQYFGLKAAQARIHQREGGIIWHTQGSGKSLTMVWLAKWLRENVDGSRVLIITDRTELDEQIEGVFKGVDEHIYRCNSGRDMLGVLHQPIEWLMCSLIHKFGAGEEGSEQQTSTFIKELLSSIPKDFSAKGNLFVFVDECHRTQSGKLHKAMQKLLPNALFVGFTGTPLLKDDKQTSIETFGSYIHTYKFDQAVNDNVVLDLCYEARDISQYVGNKAKIDLFFAEKTKNLSNIAKARVKQKWLTMQSVLSSKSRLQQIVNDIVLDMTTKPRLESQHGNAMLVCADVYQACKVYELLAATDASLAGKSAIITSYQPTAASIKGEGGDEGDTENLHKYKIYRKMLATYFNQPEDEAVKRVEEFEKKVKKQFKEQPAQMRLLIVVDKLLTGFDAPSATYLYIDKKMQNHGLFQAICRVNRLDGEEKTYGYIIDYKDLFNSIKDAMGDYTGGAFADYDSTDIQDLLKNRLKQAKLKLEETREAIKALCEPVALPRDTNDYLAYFVASNPLNRDEAEQNEAKRLAFYKLSGAYLRAYAEIAGELQEVGYSASEAEKIRVEVRHYHDAREAVKLASGDYKDAKDLEPAMRHIFDQFIRADDSDMLADFGDKGLIEVLVDSGIAALESRLPESVRKSETAVAETIENNIRKNISDTRSVNPAYYDNLSDLLDALIQQRQTEVQEYQQYLEKLKALAEQMRQSQIPQDYPTTLKTQAMRNLYANLERDESLTLAVHETVMSYKKAGWTGNNAAAHMKEKRVRQAVTRVVGEDSATVEDLLKLIKAQYEYH is encoded by the coding sequence TACCCCCAATCAGACCTTGTACGGCTTGCTGCGTTATGGGGTAAAAATCAAGCCCGACCACAGTGAACACACCCGTACCATCCACCTGATTGACTGGGAAAATCCCACCCATAACGATTTCGCCATAGCCGAAGAAGTCACGATTAGCGGCAAGTATGACAAGCGCCCCGATATTGTGCTGTACGTCAACGGTATCGCACTGGGCGTATTGGAGCTGAAACGCGCTACCGTGGGTGTGGCGGAAGGCATTGCGCAAAATCTGGATAACCAAAGCAGCACCTTCATCCGCCCGTTTTTCACCACAATGCAGTTGGTGATGGCGGGCAATGACAGCGAAGGCTTGCGTTACGGCACCATTGAAACCAAATCCAAATATTATCTGGAATGGCGAGAAGAAAACCCCGCGTACAACCCGAAAACCGACAGCAAAGACCAACAATACTTGCCCCAATACAACTGCGGTACGGTAGAAAGCCCACTGGATTGCGCTCTGTTACGCATTGCCAGCAAACACCGTGTGCTGGAGCTCATCCACGACTTTGTAGTGTTTGACGCTGGCGTGAAAAAGCTGTGTCGCCATAACCAATATTTCGGCCTCAAAGCGGCGCAAGCCCGTATACACCAACGCGAGGGCGGCATTATCTGGCACACGCAAGGCTCAGGCAAAAGCCTGACCATGGTGTGGCTGGCGAAGTGGCTGCGCGAAAATGTTGATGGCAGCCGCGTGTTGATCATTACCGACCGCACCGAGCTGGACGAACAAATCGAAGGTGTGTTCAAGGGGGTCGACGAACACATTTACCGCTGCAACAGTGGGCGCGACATGCTGGGTGTGTTGCACCAGCCGATTGAATGGTTGATGTGCTCCCTGATCCACAAATTCGGCGCGGGCGAAGAGGGCAGCGAACAACAGACCAGCACCTTCATCAAGGAACTGCTGAGCAGTATCCCCAAGGACTTTTCCGCCAAAGGCAATTTGTTTGTATTTGTGGATGAATGCCACCGTACCCAGTCCGGCAAGCTGCACAAGGCGATGCAAAAGCTGTTGCCGAATGCCTTGTTTGTGGGCTTTACCGGCACGCCGTTGCTGAAAGATGACAAGCAAACCAGTATCGAAACGTTTGGCTCTTACATTCACACCTACAAATTTGATCAAGCGGTCAATGACAACGTGGTGCTGGATTTATGCTACGAAGCGCGGGACATTAGCCAATACGTGGGTAATAAGGCGAAGATCGACCTTTTTTTTGCGGAAAAAACCAAAAATCTCTCCAACATTGCCAAGGCGCGGGTCAAGCAAAAATGGCTGACCATGCAAAGCGTGCTCTCCAGCAAATCCCGCTTGCAGCAAATTGTGAATGACATTGTGCTGGATATGACCACCAAGCCACGTTTGGAGAGTCAGCACGGTAATGCCATGTTGGTGTGTGCAGATGTGTACCAAGCTTGCAAGGTGTATGAGTTGCTTGCGGCAACGGATGCCAGTCTGGCGGGTAAATCCGCGATTATCACCAGTTACCAACCCACGGCTGCCAGTATTAAAGGCGAGGGTGGTGACGAGGGCGACACCGAAAACCTGCACAAATACAAGATTTACCGCAAGATGTTGGCAACGTATTTCAATCAACCCGAAGATGAAGCCGTCAAACGCGTGGAGGAGTTCGAGAAAAAGGTCAAAAAGCAGTTCAAGGAACAACCTGCACAAATGCGCCTGCTGATTGTGGTGGATAAACTGCTGACAGGTTTCGACGCGCCATCGGCCACCTACTTGTACATCGACAAGAAAATGCAAAACCACGGGCTGTTTCAAGCTATTTGCCGCGTCAATCGTCTGGATGGTGAGGAAAAAACCTACGGCTACATCATCGATTACAAAGACCTGTTCAACAGCATCAAAGACGCAATGGGTGATTACACGGGTGGCGCATTTGCCGACTATGACAGTACCGATATACAAGACTTGCTGAAAAACCGCCTGAAACAAGCCAAGCTGAAACTGGAAGAAACCCGCGAAGCGATTAAAGCCCTGTGTGAACCCGTTGCGTTGCCGCGAGATACCAATGATTACCTGGCTTACTTCGTTGCCAGCAATCCGCTGAACCGTGACGAAGCCGAACAGAACGAAGCCAAACGCCTCGCATTCTACAAACTGAGCGGTGCTTATCTACGGGCGTATGCCGAGATTGCCGGGGAGTTGCAGGAGGTGGGCTATTCCGCCAGTGAAGCAGAAAAAATCCGGGTGGAAGTGCGCCACTATCACGACGCAAGGGAGGCGGTGAAACTTGCCAGTGGTGATTATAAGGATGCCAAAGACCTCGAACCCGCGATGCGTCACATCTTCGACCAGTTTATCCGCGCCGATGATAGCGATATGTTGGCAGACTTCGGCGACAAAGGTTTGATTGAAGTGTTGGTTGATAGTGGCATTGCCGCGCTGGAAAGCCGTTTGCCGGAAAGCGTGCGCAAAAGCGAAACAGCCGTGGCGGAAACCATCGAAAACAACATCCGCAAAAATATTAGCGATACTCGCAGCGTCAACCCGGCTTACTACGATAATTTGTCTGACTTGCTGGATGCCCTGATCCAACAACGTCAGACCGAAGTGCAGGAATACCAGCAATATCTGGAAAAGCTCAAGGCATTGGCAGAACAAATGCGCCAAAGCCAAATACCGCAAGATTATCCCACTACCCTCAAAACCCAAGCCATGCGCAACCTCTACGCGAATCTGGAGCGTGACGAAAGCCTGACGCTTGCCGTGCATGAAACCGTGATGAGCTACAAAAAAGCAGGCTGGACAGGCAATAATGCCGCCGCCCACATGAAAGAAAAGCGGGTTCGTCAGGCAGTCACGCGGGTAGTAGGCGAGGACTCTGCTACAGTAGAGGACTTGTTAAAGCTAATCAAAGCGCAGTATGAATACCACTAG
- a CDS encoding M48 family metallopeptidase has translation MNTTSSLSNPLFTVSDIPVYVTRKAIKNLHLGVYPPDGQVRVSAPEHFSTDNIRLAVVTRLKWIKTQQQRFQQQPRQSLREMVSGESHYLWGTRYRLEVVYQSGKHQIAPRGEFLHLSVTPGTSTANRERLLHDYYRQQLKQRIPVLLEKWQPRIGKQVTDWGIKRMKTKWGSCNITEQRIWLNLELAKKSPECLEYVLIHELAHLLERQHNANFTALMDEFLPQWRSLRGQLNAEYLSAEVW, from the coding sequence ATGAATACCACTAGCTCCTTGTCGAATCCTCTGTTTACTGTCAGTGACATTCCCGTGTATGTCACACGCAAAGCCATCAAAAATCTGCATTTAGGGGTATATCCACCGGATGGGCAGGTGCGGGTTTCAGCACCTGAGCATTTTAGTACCGACAATATCCGCCTCGCCGTGGTAACACGTCTGAAATGGATTAAAACCCAACAGCAACGTTTCCAGCAGCAACCCCGTCAAAGTCTACGTGAAATGGTGTCCGGTGAATCCCATTACCTATGGGGAACGCGCTATCGGTTGGAGGTGGTATATCAATCCGGCAAACATCAGATTGCGCCCAGAGGGGAGTTCCTGCACCTGAGCGTCACCCCCGGTACAAGCACCGCAAACCGCGAACGTTTGCTACACGATTATTACCGCCAACAATTGAAACAACGTATTCCCGTCTTATTGGAAAAATGGCAGCCGCGTATTGGAAAGCAAGTCACGGACTGGGGTATCAAACGCATGAAAACCAAGTGGGGAAGCTGCAATATCACTGAGCAGCGTATTTGGTTGAATCTGGAACTCGCCAAGAAGTCGCCGGAATGCTTGGAATATGTGTTGATACATGAATTGGCGCATTTGTTGGAGCGGCAACATAACGCCAATTTTACTGCACTCATGGATGAGTTCCTGCCGCAGTGGCGTAGCTTGCGGGGTCAGTTGAATGCAGAATATCTGTCTGCTGAAGTGTGGTAG
- a CDS encoding class I SAM-dependent methyltransferase → MDKFTLDWHSTVATHRDLLFSNKIMAGHCAQHNSITYAPGEACAPLQTNQPPVSFPRHQFNGKQRHLNIDPKVGRFYPQGYAWEALDCARNDFRPFRLIGATADTLTVDTNHPLAAYALSLSAPYEEAQWPDIAALLCANGAGMQAPYPGVSPDFYGTYPFKRADERDDTQFYHTPRLVNHLDKTARAQLTALYGRLLQPGMKILDLMSSHVSHLPDELNELHVTGLGMNQAELAANPRLQQRVVHDLNLNPQLPFADASFDAVICSVSIEYLTQPLAVMQALARVVKTGGKVIMAFSTRWFPNKAISLWMEMHPFERQGLVLDYFLKTAQFSDLHTESVRGLPRPTDDPHSRETALSDPIFAVWGTKSYHTSADRYSAFN, encoded by the coding sequence ATGGATAAATTCACACTCGATTGGCACAGCACGGTAGCAACCCACCGTGACCTGTTGTTTTCCAACAAAATTATGGCAGGGCATTGCGCCCAACACAACAGCATCACCTACGCCCCCGGTGAAGCCTGCGCACCCTTGCAGACAAACCAGCCGCCAGTCAGCTTTCCGCGTCACCAGTTTAACGGCAAGCAACGCCACCTGAACATCGACCCCAAGGTCGGGCGCTTTTACCCGCAAGGCTATGCGTGGGAAGCGCTGGATTGCGCCCGCAACGATTTCCGCCCGTTCCGCTTGATTGGTGCAACGGCTGACACCCTGACGGTGGATACCAATCACCCGCTGGCAGCCTATGCCCTGAGCTTGAGCGCTCCCTATGAGGAGGCGCAATGGCCGGATATTGCTGCGCTGCTCTGTGCCAATGGCGCCGGAATGCAAGCACCCTACCCCGGTGTCAGCCCTGACTTTTACGGCACTTACCCCTTCAAGCGGGCGGATGAGCGTGATGACACCCAGTTCTACCACACCCCCCGTCTGGTCAACCATCTGGATAAAACCGCACGGGCGCAACTGACGGCACTCTACGGGCGACTGTTACAACCGGGCATGAAAATCCTCGATCTGATGAGCAGCCATGTTTCCCATTTACCGGATGAGTTGAATGAGCTGCACGTCACTGGGCTGGGCATGAATCAGGCCGAATTAGCCGCCAACCCACGTCTGCAACAGCGGGTAGTACACGACTTGAACCTAAACCCGCAACTCCCCTTTGCTGATGCCAGTTTTGATGCGGTGATTTGCAGTGTTTCCATCGAATACCTCACCCAACCGCTGGCGGTCATGCAGGCGTTGGCGCGGGTGGTCAAAACAGGTGGCAAGGTTATCATGGCGTTTTCGACCCGCTGGTTCCCCAACAAAGCCATCAGCTTGTGGATGGAAATGCACCCCTTCGAGCGTCAGGGGCTGGTGTTGGATTATTTCCTGAAAACTGCGCAATTCAGCGACTTGCATACGGAATCTGTTCGGGGTTTGCCACGCCCAACGGACGATCCGCATAGCCGGGAAACGGCGTTATCTGATCCGATTTTTGCGGTGTGGGGGACGAAAAGCTACCACACTTCAGCAGACAGATATTCTGCATTCAACTGA
- the creD gene encoding cell envelope integrity protein CreD gives MSEQLPSPLQNYRMRSLSQSFGFRTVVIILLGLLMLIPLLMAEKVVTDRNTYYQEALHNIAASWGKKQTLTGPVLVVPYVEHFTNVDTVTDENGENRVVSKDIYNDRTAILLPENLEIRADLKEEHRQRGIYDALVYTANVSLTGKFNHAAVLQSGEGERRILWNKAFIAIGLDDTRAIDTASNFFWNDGRTGLQPGTGISKLLPTGFHVPLSVNADSNPNNEFKLTLSLRGSDGLLFAPLGENTTIRMTSSWTHPSFQGELLPDKHEVGEEGFHAEWDIPHLVRSYPQYWVLEDQQDKAYDLREATAGVSLYEPVSLYSRITRAVKYGALFITLTFVVFLAFEISLKRRLHVLQYGIVGVALSLFYLILLALAEHIGFLYAYLAAASTTVLSITFYMGAILHNSRRTVLIFLLLATLYGLLYLLLQMEDYALLVGVGLLLLALLIMMTATRHLKQSD, from the coding sequence ATGTCGGAGCAGCTCCCATCCCCTCTTCAAAACTACCGAATGCGCAGCTTGTCGCAGTCGTTCGGCTTCCGTACCGTTGTGATCATTTTACTGGGTTTGCTGATGCTTATCCCCTTACTCATGGCGGAAAAAGTTGTTACCGACCGCAATACCTATTATCAGGAAGCATTGCATAATATTGCCGCGTCATGGGGTAAAAAACAGACCTTAACCGGCCCGGTATTGGTCGTGCCATATGTCGAGCATTTCACCAACGTCGATACCGTCACCGATGAAAATGGCGAAAATCGGGTGGTCAGCAAAGACATTTACAACGACCGCACCGCCATTTTGTTACCAGAAAATCTTGAAATCCGCGCTGACCTGAAAGAGGAACACCGTCAACGCGGCATTTATGACGCACTGGTTTACACCGCCAACGTCAGCCTTACCGGTAAATTCAACCACGCCGCCGTGCTGCAATCCGGCGAAGGCGAACGCCGTATCTTGTGGAACAAAGCCTTCATCGCCATCGGGCTGGATGACACCCGCGCCATTGATACCGCCTCCAACTTTTTCTGGAATGACGGGCGCACCGGCCTGCAACCCGGCACCGGCATCAGCAAACTGTTGCCCACCGGTTTCCACGTACCGCTGAGCGTCAACGCCGACAGCAACCCCAACAATGAATTCAAGCTGACCCTGAGTTTACGCGGCAGCGACGGGCTGTTGTTTGCACCGCTGGGTGAAAACACTACCATCCGCATGACATCCTCTTGGACTCACCCCAGCTTTCAGGGTGAATTGTTGCCGGACAAACACGAAGTGGGCGAGGAAGGTTTCCATGCCGAATGGGACATCCCGCATCTGGTGCGCAGTTACCCACAATACTGGGTGCTGGAAGATCAGCAGGACAAGGCTTACGATTTACGCGAAGCCACCGCCGGGGTCAGCCTGTACGAGCCTGTTTCGCTGTATTCACGCATTACCCGCGCTGTCAAATACGGGGCGCTGTTCATCACCCTGACCTTCGTGGTGTTCCTCGCGTTTGAAATCAGCCTGAAACGGCGGCTGCATGTGCTGCAATACGGCATCGTCGGGGTAGCACTCTCGCTGTTTTACCTGATCCTGCTGGCTTTGGCGGAACACATCGGCTTCCTCTATGCCTACCTTGCCGCTGCCTCCACCACTGTGCTCAGCATTACCTTTTACATGGGGGCAATCCTGCACAATAGTCGCCGCACGGTACTCATTTTCCTGCTGCTCGCCACCTTGTACGGCTTGCTGTACCTGTTGTTGCAAATGGAAGATTACGCCCTGCTGGTCGGTGTTGGCCTGTTATTGCTCGCCCTGCTCATCATGATGACCGCAACGCGCCACCTGAAACAAAGTGATTAA
- a CDS encoding SCP2 sterol-binding domain-containing protein, producing MLKQITLVSSLLLIASVPAHAVEFMDAAWAKQACAAWNADANLTSGLMDADGYSWIKNDNKRGYKLVQMYRTDCGESTKVQLNIVMQGDKATCSYGGAPDGKKMDASYDYLMHATDADWTCMGEGKFGCGAMGAMASGKLKFDGPKMEAMKVMGPFEGFLQLTGKVAGTKTECKAK from the coding sequence ATGCTAAAACAGATCACACTGGTGTCTAGTCTGTTGCTTATCGCATCCGTACCCGCCCATGCGGTTGAATTCATGGATGCTGCTTGGGCAAAACAAGCCTGCGCGGCTTGGAATGCAGACGCCAATCTGACCAGCGGTCTGATGGACGCTGACGGCTATTCCTGGATTAAGAACGACAATAAACGAGGCTACAAACTGGTGCAAATGTACCGCACCGATTGTGGTGAAAGTACCAAAGTACAGCTCAACATTGTTATGCAAGGCGACAAAGCCACATGCAGTTACGGTGGCGCTCCCGATGGCAAGAAAATGGACGCTAGCTACGACTACCTGATGCACGCTACTGATGCAGACTGGACTTGCATGGGCGAAGGCAAGTTCGGTTGTGGTGCAATGGGTGCGATGGCATCCGGCAAACTGAAATTCGACGGGCCAAAAATGGAAGCCATGAAAGTCATGGGGCCGTTTGAAGGCTTTCTGCAACTCACGGGCAAAGTAGCCGGAACCAAAACCGAGTGTAAGGCCAAGTAA
- a CDS encoding PrkA family serine protein kinase, producing MSSIFNHYQSRYEALQEEEYSLQEYLDICKRDNMAYATAAERLLYAIGEAELVDTSRDPRLSRIFSNKVIRRYPAFSEFYGMEECIEQIVSFFRHAAQGLEESKQVLYLLGPVGGGKSSLAERLKALIEKAPIYSIKGSPINESPLGLFTVEEDGAILEEDFGIPSRYLKTIMSPWAVKRLHEFGGDITKFRVVKRYPSRLNQIAVSKTEPGDENNQDISALVGKVDIRKLEDYPQNDTDAYSYSGGLCLSNQGLMEFVEMFKAPIKVLHPLLTATQEGNFNGTESIGAIPFSGVILAHSNESEWQTFKNNRNNEAFIDRVSIVKVPYCLRVTEEIKIYDKLLFNSSLAASPCAPDTLKMLAQFIILSRLKEPENSSLFSKMRIYDGENLKDIDPKAKTIQEYQDAGGVDEGMNGLSTRFAFKILSKVFNYDATEIAADPVHLMYVLERQIEKEQFQRELQDRYIRFIKEYLAPRYVDFIGKEIQTAYLESYSEYGQNLFDRYVTYADFWIQDQEFRDPETGEFLDRSSLNADLEKIEKPAGISNPKDFRNEIVNFVLRARANNGGRNPAWTSYEKLRRVIEMKMFSSTEDLLPVISYGAKSTADEQRKHNNFVERMMKRGYTEKQVRLLAEWYLRVRKSQ from the coding sequence ATGAGTAGCATTTTCAATCACTATCAGTCTCGATACGAAGCCTTACAAGAAGAAGAATACTCGTTGCAGGAGTATCTGGATATTTGCAAGCGCGACAATATGGCCTATGCCACCGCCGCTGAACGGCTGTTGTACGCCATCGGTGAAGCCGAGCTGGTCGATACGTCCCGCGACCCGCGCCTGAGCCGCATTTTTTCCAACAAAGTCATCCGCCGTTACCCGGCTTTTTCCGAATTCTATGGCATGGAAGAGTGCATTGAACAAATCGTGTCCTTCTTCCGTCATGCTGCGCAGGGTTTGGAAGAGAGTAAACAGGTTCTTTACCTGTTGGGGCCGGTGGGCGGTGGTAAATCTTCCCTCGCGGAACGCCTCAAAGCCTTGATTGAGAAAGCGCCCATTTACAGCATCAAAGGCTCGCCGATCAACGAATCCCCGCTGGGTTTGTTCACGGTGGAAGAAGATGGCGCGATTCTGGAAGAAGATTTCGGCATTCCTTCGCGTTACCTGAAAACCATTATGTCGCCTTGGGCAGTGAAGCGTTTGCACGAATTCGGCGGGGATATTACCAAGTTCAGAGTGGTGAAACGTTATCCTTCGCGCCTTAACCAGATTGCGGTTTCCAAGACCGAGCCGGGCGATGAAAACAATCAGGATATTTCGGCACTGGTGGGGAAAGTCGATATCCGCAAGCTGGAAGATTACCCGCAGAACGACACGGATGCTTACAGCTATTCCGGCGGTTTGTGCTTGTCAAATCAGGGCTTGATGGAATTCGTGGAAATGTTCAAAGCACCCATCAAGGTGCTGCACCCATTGTTGACCGCCACGCAGGAGGGCAACTTCAATGGCACGGAAAGCATTGGGGCTATCCCGTTCAGCGGGGTGATTCTGGCGCATTCCAACGAATCTGAATGGCAGACGTTCAAAAACAACCGCAATAACGAAGCCTTCATTGACCGTGTGTCGATCGTGAAAGTGCCGTATTGCCTGCGTGTGACCGAAGAAATCAAGATTTACGACAAGCTGCTATTCAACAGTTCCCTGGCTGCATCGCCGTGTGCGCCGGATACGCTGAAGATGTTGGCGCAGTTCATTATTCTGTCGCGCCTGAAAGAGCCGGAAAATTCCAGCCTATTTTCCAAAATGCGTATTTACGACGGTGAAAACCTCAAGGATATTGATCCCAAGGCCAAGACCATCCAGGAATATCAGGATGCCGGTGGCGTAGACGAGGGCATGAATGGCCTTTCCACCCGCTTCGCCTTCAAGATTTTGTCGAAAGTGTTCAACTACGATGCCACCGAAATCGCGGCTGACCCGGTGCATCTGATGTACGTGCTGGAACGCCAGATCGAGAAGGAGCAATTCCAGCGCGAACTGCAAGACCGTTACATCCGCTTTATCAAGGAATACCTTGCGCCGCGTTATGTGGATTTCATCGGCAAGGAAATCCAGACGGCTTACCTCGAATCGTATTCCGAATATGGTCAGAATCTGTTCGACCGTTACGTGACTTACGCGGATTTCTGGATTCAGGATCAGGAATTCCGTGACCCTGAAACCGGCGAATTCCTCGATCGTTCATCGCTCAATGCTGATCTGGAAAAAATCGAGAAACCGGCCGGTATCAGCAATCCCAAAGATTTCCGTAACGAGATTGTCAACTTCGTACTGCGGGCGCGTGCCAATAATGGTGGGCGTAATCCAGCGTGGACGAGTTACGAAAAGCTGCGCCGCGTCATCGAGATGAAAATGTTCTCCAGCACCGAAGACTTGCTGCCGGTCATTTCCTACGGGGCAAAATCCACGGCAGATGAACAGCGCAAACACAACAACTTCGTGGAGCGCATGATGAAACGTGGTTACACCGAAAAGCAGGTACGTTTGCTGGCTGAATGGTACTTGCGGGTACGCAAGTCGCAGTAA
- a CDS encoding YeaH/YhbH family protein, which produces MAYIVDRRLNSKNKSLVNRERFLKRYQKQIRRAVSDAVSRRNITDMEQGESITIPKRDISEPVFRHGEGGKRSIVHTGNKEFVEGDRIQRPPGGAGGGRGSGQASADGEGMEDFVFQISQEEFLEYLFEDLALPNMVKRQLLSTDSFDYHRAGVSEVGNPAQINIVRSMRSAQGRRIALRGKERRRRREVLAALEALEQAGDSPETEAQRSLLKAELTHLNVKIHAIPWLDDFDLKYNLKVKVPKPSPKAVMFCVMDVSGSMTQDIKDTAKRFFFLLYLFLKKNYEKIEVVFIRHHTQAQEVDENTFFYARETGGTVVSSALNLMGDIIEERYSPSQWNIYVAQASDGDNWHEDNQRCHDALISNILPFVQYYTYIEIGDRDPQGLWHLYEHLQRDFMDRFAIQRVRNNAEIYPVFRELFKRHTGEELD; this is translated from the coding sequence ATGGCCTATATCGTTGACCGTCGACTGAACAGCAAAAACAAGAGTCTGGTGAATCGGGAACGCTTCCTCAAACGTTACCAGAAACAGATTCGCCGGGCGGTATCGGATGCTGTCAGCCGCCGCAACATCACGGATATGGAGCAGGGGGAGAGTATTACGATCCCCAAACGCGACATTTCCGAACCTGTGTTCCGTCATGGTGAAGGCGGTAAGCGTAGCATTGTGCATACTGGCAACAAGGAATTTGTCGAAGGCGACCGTATCCAGCGTCCACCCGGTGGTGCGGGTGGTGGTCGTGGTTCCGGGCAAGCTTCCGCCGATGGCGAGGGCATGGAAGACTTCGTGTTCCAGATCTCGCAGGAGGAATTCCTCGAATACCTGTTTGAAGATTTGGCCTTGCCCAATATGGTCAAGCGCCAGTTATTGAGTACGGATTCCTTTGACTATCACCGTGCGGGTGTTAGCGAAGTCGGTAATCCGGCGCAAATCAATATTGTGCGTTCGATGCGCAGTGCCCAAGGCCGCCGCATTGCCTTGCGTGGTAAGGAACGCCGTCGTCGCCGCGAAGTGTTGGCAGCACTCGAAGCGCTGGAGCAGGCAGGTGACAGCCCGGAAACGGAAGCCCAACGCTCGCTGCTAAAAGCTGAGTTGACCCACCTGAATGTGAAGATTCACGCGATTCCGTGGCTGGACGATTTCGACCTCAAGTACAACCTCAAAGTGAAAGTCCCGAAGCCGTCGCCAAAAGCGGTGATGTTTTGCGTGATGGACGTATCGGGTTCCATGACACAGGATATAAAAGACACCGCCAAACGGTTCTTTTTCCTGCTGTATTTGTTCTTGAAAAAGAACTACGAGAAGATTGAGGTGGTGTTTATCCGTCATCATACCCAAGCGCAGGAAGTGGATGAGAACACCTTCTTCTACGCCCGTGAAACCGGCGGAACGGTGGTGTCCAGCGCTTTGAACTTGATGGGCGACATCATTGAAGAGCGTTACTCCCCCAGCCAGTGGAATATCTACGTGGCGCAAGCCTCGGACGGTGACAATTGGCATGAAGATAACCAGCGCTGCCATGATGCCCTGATCAGCAATATTCTGCCCTTTGTGCAGTATTACACCTATATCGAAATTGGCGACCGTGATCCGCAAGGCTTGTGGCATCTGTATGAGCATTTGCAACGGGACTTTATGGATCGTTTTGCTATCCAGCGGGTGCGCAATAATGCGGAAATCTACCCGGTATTCCGTGAATTGTTTAAACGCCACACGGGTGAGGAGCTTGACTGA